From Streptomyces sp. NBC_00775, one genomic window encodes:
- a CDS encoding serine/threonine-protein kinase — translation MDPLGPEDPPRIGPYRLIGRLGAGGMGRVYLARSEGGRTVAVKLVRTELAQEPEFRRRFAHEVAAARRVGGAWTAPVLDADTEAATPWVATGYIPGPSLQTVVDKEYGPLPLASVRVLANRLAVSLQAIHAAGLIHRDLKPSNILLTVDAPRVIDFGIARALDTVLDDFRTRTGMMIGSPGFMSPEQVRGLRTSPASDVFCLGSVLAFAATGRPPFGTAISGLHALLFRVAEEEPDLAGLPPGIGTLVRDCLRKDPSLRPTPAEVAARTEGGAGNEPWLPGALLAGLGRRAAELLDADGPPTEAAASPTEVATPPPPTADAVTRDFGVAPGEVPVDPGPPVPVEPAARPRRRRTRLIVVAAAAAIVAAIVVLSQLPGGGGDNDNKGGGSSAGSSSSGSGADPFAGAWEGELTKNGEDAKIFVRIVILGGAKPGDKGSTFLSVTPDLLCKGEAGLASKSADELVLNPGKITASLPADSSQHCVMAAAQHLTPKGGDLHWTAADLSGDLTRALTDKRPVSAAYLGTWKLAHPSDAAEAADRITIKQGAFGSEVATTTQTNSDNGAPCAYHSTLVSATDALLLGPDLSDSCAPGPSHMFTITGKDKLRLTNWDNGKTIDVVRAD, via the coding sequence ATGGACCCCCTTGGCCCCGAGGATCCGCCCCGTATAGGCCCGTACCGTCTGATCGGCAGGCTCGGCGCGGGCGGAATGGGCCGGGTCTACCTCGCCCGTTCCGAAGGCGGGCGGACCGTGGCCGTCAAGCTCGTCCGGACCGAACTGGCCCAGGAGCCGGAATTCCGGCGGCGGTTCGCACACGAGGTGGCGGCCGCGCGCCGCGTCGGCGGGGCGTGGACCGCGCCCGTACTGGACGCGGACACGGAGGCGGCAACGCCCTGGGTGGCCACCGGGTACATTCCCGGGCCCTCCCTCCAGACGGTCGTGGACAAGGAGTACGGGCCGCTGCCCCTGGCCTCCGTCCGCGTCCTGGCGAACCGGCTCGCCGTCTCCCTCCAGGCGATCCACGCCGCGGGCCTCATCCACCGTGACCTCAAGCCGTCCAACATCCTCCTGACCGTCGACGCGCCCCGCGTCATCGACTTCGGGATCGCCCGGGCCCTGGACACCGTCCTGGACGACTTCAGGACCCGTACCGGCATGATGATCGGCTCGCCGGGTTTCATGTCGCCCGAGCAGGTACGCGGCCTGCGCACCTCCCCGGCCTCGGACGTCTTCTGCCTCGGCTCGGTGCTCGCCTTCGCGGCGACGGGCCGACCGCCGTTCGGCACGGCGATCAGCGGCCTGCACGCCCTGCTGTTCCGCGTCGCGGAGGAGGAACCTGACCTGGCCGGCTTGCCGCCGGGCATCGGCACGCTCGTACGGGACTGTCTGCGGAAGGATCCGTCCCTGCGGCCCACCCCGGCCGAGGTCGCGGCCCGCACGGAGGGCGGTGCCGGGAACGAGCCCTGGCTGCCGGGGGCGTTGCTGGCGGGGCTGGGGCGACGGGCGGCGGAGCTGCTGGACGCGGACGGGCCTCCTACGGAGGCGGCGGCATCTCCGACGGAGGTCGCGACACCTCCACCTCCGACCGCGGATGCGGTGACCCGGGACTTCGGGGTGGCGCCCGGCGAGGTGCCGGTGGACCCTGGGCCGCCCGTACCGGTCGAACCGGCCGCGCGACCCCGCCGACGCAGGACCCGGCTCATCGTCGTCGCCGCCGCGGCTGCGATCGTCGCGGCGATCGTCGTTCTCTCCCAGTTGCCCGGCGGGGGCGGCGACAACGACAACAAGGGCGGCGGAAGCAGCGCGGGCAGCAGCAGTTCAGGCAGCGGCGCGGACCCGTTCGCCGGGGCCTGGGAGGGCGAGCTCACGAAGAACGGCGAGGACGCCAAGATTTTCGTCCGGATAGTGATCCTCGGCGGCGCCAAGCCGGGTGACAAGGGCTCTACCTTCCTCTCTGTCACCCCGGACTTGCTGTGCAAGGGCGAGGCCGGTCTGGCCTCGAAGAGTGCCGACGAACTCGTCCTCAACCCCGGAAAGATCACCGCCAGTCTCCCCGCCGACTCCTCCCAGCACTGCGTCATGGCTGCGGCGCAGCACCTGACCCCCAAGGGGGGCGATCTGCACTGGACGGCGGCAGATCTCAGCGGCGACCTCACCCGGGCTCTGACCGACAAGCGGCCGGTGTCCGCTGCCTACCTCGGCACCTGGAAGCTCGCCCATCCCTCCGACGCGGCCGAAGCCGCCGACCGCATCACCATCAAGCAGGGCGCCTTCGGCAGCGAGGTGGCCACGACGACCCAGACCAACAGCGACAACGGCGCCCCCTGCGCATATCACTCGACCCTCGTCTCAGCCACCGACGCCCTTCTCCTCGGCCCCGACCTCTCCGACAGTTGCGCCCCCGGTCCGTCCCACATGTTCACCATCACCGGCAAGGACAAGCTCCGCCTGACGAACTGGGACAACGGCAAAACCATCGACGTCGTACGCGCCGACTGA
- a CDS encoding bifunctional metallophosphatase/5'-nucleotidase encodes MPVNPLNRREFVKKSAVTGAAVAVAGTAAATPAQAASGTKPQKAPKTWSFSILGTTDLHSHVFDWDYYKDAAYSDSKGNKTGVARVATLIKQQRAAKGEDHVLLVDAGDIIQGTSLAYYYARVDSITGTNGPKHPMAVAMNALKYDAAALGNHEFNYGIDLLRKFEKQCHFPLLGANALDAKTLKPAFQPFTVKCIRVPGAPDIKVGILGLTNPGIALWDKDNVAGKMAFTGLVEQAKKYVPRMRALGCDVVFLTDHSGLDGSSSYGTELPYVENASNLVAEQVPGIDAILVGHTHTEVSSYTVTNTETGKDVVLSEPYCWGMRLTVFDFELELVHGQWKVTSTKAQTLNSNTVEEDAEITALLKADHDLVVKYVNTAVGTCTEDLSAAEACWKDTAAMDFIHQVQMESVKSGLSTADAALPLISVAACFSRTADIPKGDVTIRDVAGLYIYDNTLYGKKLTGAQLKDYLEYAAKYYHQVPSGTAVDTATVTNANSFWDYMYDMAAGVSYEIDIAQAEGSRIKNLTYNGTAVADDQVFVVAVNNYRANGGSGYPHIAAADIAYSSTNEVRQLMIDYFTAKVTLNPADFAVSNWKLTQDGTPVF; translated from the coding sequence ATGCCCGTCAACCCCCTGAACCGCCGGGAGTTCGTGAAGAAGTCGGCCGTCACCGGTGCGGCCGTGGCCGTCGCGGGGACCGCTGCCGCGACGCCCGCCCAGGCGGCTTCTGGCACGAAGCCCCAAAAGGCGCCCAAGACCTGGTCGTTCTCCATCCTCGGCACCACCGACCTGCACAGCCACGTCTTCGACTGGGACTACTACAAGGACGCCGCCTACAGCGACAGCAAGGGCAACAAGACCGGCGTCGCCCGCGTCGCCACCCTCATCAAGCAGCAGCGCGCCGCCAAGGGTGAGGACCATGTCCTGCTCGTCGACGCGGGCGACATCATCCAGGGCACCTCGCTGGCGTACTACTACGCGCGCGTCGACTCGATCACCGGCACCAACGGGCCGAAGCACCCGATGGCCGTCGCCATGAACGCCCTGAAGTACGACGCCGCCGCGCTCGGCAACCACGAGTTCAACTACGGCATCGACCTGCTGCGCAAGTTCGAGAAGCAGTGCCACTTCCCGCTGCTGGGCGCCAACGCCCTCGACGCGAAGACGCTCAAGCCCGCCTTCCAGCCGTTCACCGTGAAGTGCATTCGCGTTCCCGGCGCCCCCGACATCAAGGTCGGCATCCTGGGGCTCACGAACCCCGGAATCGCCCTGTGGGACAAGGACAACGTCGCGGGCAAGATGGCCTTCACCGGCCTCGTCGAGCAGGCGAAGAAGTACGTGCCCCGCATGCGCGCCCTCGGCTGCGACGTCGTCTTCCTCACCGACCACTCTGGCCTGGACGGCAGTTCGTCGTACGGCACCGAACTCCCGTACGTCGAGAACGCGTCGAACCTCGTGGCCGAGCAGGTCCCGGGCATCGACGCGATCCTCGTCGGCCACACGCACACCGAGGTCTCGTCGTACACGGTCACCAACACCGAGACCGGCAAGGACGTCGTCCTCTCCGAGCCGTACTGCTGGGGCATGCGCCTGACCGTCTTCGACTTCGAGCTCGAACTCGTCCACGGCCAGTGGAAGGTCACCAGCACCAAGGCGCAGACCCTCAACTCCAACACGGTCGAGGAGGACGCCGAGATCACCGCCCTCCTCAAGGCCGACCACGACCTGGTGGTGAAGTACGTCAACACGGCCGTCGGCACCTGTACCGAGGACCTGTCGGCGGCCGAGGCGTGCTGGAAGGACACCGCCGCCATGGACTTCATCCACCAGGTCCAGATGGAGTCGGTCAAGTCGGGCCTGTCGACGGCGGACGCCGCGCTCCCGCTGATCTCGGTCGCCGCGTGCTTCAGCCGTACGGCCGACATCCCCAAGGGCGACGTCACCATCCGTGACGTCGCCGGTCTCTACATCTACGACAACACCCTGTACGGCAAGAAGCTCACCGGCGCCCAGCTCAAGGACTACCTGGAGTACGCGGCGAAGTACTACCACCAGGTGCCGAGCGGCACGGCCGTCGACACCGCCACGGTGACGAACGCCAACAGCTTCTGGGACTACATGTACGACATGGCCGCGGGAGTGTCGTACGAGATCGACATCGCGCAGGCCGAGGGTTCCAGGATCAAGAACCTCACCTACAACGGCACCGCGGTCGCCGACGACCAGGTCTTCGTCGTCGCCGTCAACAACTACCGCGCCAACGGCGGCTCCGGCTACCCGCACATCGCCGCCGCCGACATCGCCTACAGCTCCACCAACGAGGTCCGGCAGCTGATGATCGACTACTTCACCGCCAAGGTCACCCTGAACCCGGCCGACTTCGCGGTCAGCAACTGGAAGCTGACGCAGGACGGGACGCCGGTGTTCTGA
- a CDS encoding diacylglycerol kinase yields the protein MTEVAASDQLLVVIDPVARRTDGESVRIAKDVLSAGAATKVCLPEGPEEFARALARRGSRRPVVIGDDRALLRTVSLLHRQRELTACALSLVPVGGVLSLARSLGVPTGAVAAARAVLDGVERRLDLLVDDSDGVVLGALRIPSVLSPVPSEVPSEAASHPWLRTCQSLVRTLAARPSRLAAVPGPGPARLRIEVDGVLVVDLDQPVETVWVTPGVSGGAEVEIRPASVGVEGSPLRVVGRRVTVSGADFRYRADSVVGGPVRTRTWVVREGAWGLTLPPGRA from the coding sequence ATGACCGAGGTGGCGGCTTCCGACCAGCTCTTGGTGGTCATCGACCCGGTCGCCCGTCGGACGGACGGCGAGTCTGTACGGATCGCGAAAGACGTGCTCAGCGCGGGTGCGGCGACAAAAGTGTGCCTGCCGGAGGGGCCCGAGGAATTCGCTCGGGCATTGGCCCGACGGGGGTCCCGGCGACCGGTCGTGATCGGCGACGACCGGGCCCTGTTGCGAACTGTGTCCCTTTTGCACCGGCAACGGGAGCTCACCGCGTGTGCGCTGTCGCTGGTGCCGGTGGGGGGTGTGCTGTCGCTGGCCCGGTCGCTGGGGGTGCCGACCGGGGCCGTGGCCGCCGCGCGGGCCGTTCTCGACGGGGTCGAGCGGCGGCTGGACCTGCTCGTGGACGACAGCGACGGGGTGGTGCTGGGCGCGCTCCGGATCCCGTCGGTGCTGTCCCCGGTCCCCTCGGAGGTCCCCTCGGAGGCCGCGTCGCACCCCTGGCTGCGCACCTGCCAGTCCCTGGTCCGCACCCTCGCCGCGCGGCCTTCGCGGCTGGCTGCCGTGCCTGGGCCCGGGCCCGCGCGGTTGCGGATCGAGGTGGACGGGGTGCTGGTGGTGGATCTTGACCAGCCTGTGGAGACGGTGTGGGTGACACCCGGGGTGTCGGGGGGTGCGGAGGTGGAGATCCGGCCCGCGTCGGTGGGGGTCGAGGGGTCGCCCCTCCGGGTCGTGGGGCGGCGGGTGACGGTGTCCGGGGCCGACTTTCGGTATCGGGCGGACTCTGTGGTCGGGGGGCCTGTGCGGACTCGGACGTGGGTGGTGCGGGAGGGGGCGTGGGGGCTTACCTTGCCGCCGGGGCGCGCGTAG
- a CDS encoding adenylosuccinate synthase produces MPALVLLGAQWGDEGKGKATDLLGGSVDYVVRYQGGNNAGHTVVVGDQKYALHLLPSGILTPECTPVIGNGVVVDPSVLFSELNGLNERGVDTSKLLISGNAHLITSYNVTVDKVTERFLGKRKIGTTGRGIGPTYADKINRVGIRIQDLYDESILTQKVEAALEVKNQLLTKLYNRRAIEAGQVVEELLSYADRLKPYVADTVLVLNQALEQDKVVLFEGGQGTLLDIDHGTYPFVTSSNPTAGGACTGAGVGPTKISRVIGILKAYTTRVGSGPFPTELFDEDGDALRRIGGERGVTTGRDRRCGWFDAVIARYATRVNGLTDFFLTKLDVLTGWEEIPVCVAYEIDGKRVEELPYSQTDFHHAKPIYETLPGWSEDITKAKTFEDLPKNAQAYVKALEDMSGAPISAIGVGPGRDETIEINSFI; encoded by the coding sequence GTGCCCGCACTTGTGCTGCTCGGTGCTCAGTGGGGTGACGAAGGCAAGGGAAAGGCCACCGACCTGCTCGGTGGATCTGTGGACTATGTGGTGCGCTACCAGGGCGGCAACAACGCCGGCCATACGGTAGTCGTGGGCGATCAGAAGTATGCCCTCCACCTCCTCCCTTCCGGAATCCTCACGCCGGAGTGCACTCCGGTGATCGGAAACGGAGTCGTCGTCGACCCGTCGGTCCTGTTCTCCGAGCTGAACGGACTGAACGAGCGCGGCGTCGACACGTCCAAGCTCCTGATCAGCGGAAACGCCCACCTCATCACGTCGTACAACGTGACCGTGGACAAGGTGACGGAACGCTTCCTCGGGAAGCGGAAGATCGGCACGACGGGGCGTGGCATCGGCCCCACCTACGCGGACAAGATCAACCGCGTCGGCATCCGCATCCAGGACCTGTACGACGAGTCGATCCTGACGCAGAAGGTCGAAGCGGCTCTTGAGGTCAAGAACCAGCTGCTCACCAAGCTCTACAACCGCCGCGCCATCGAGGCCGGCCAGGTCGTCGAGGAGCTGCTGAGCTACGCGGACCGGCTCAAGCCGTACGTCGCGGACACCGTCCTGGTCCTCAACCAGGCGCTGGAGCAGGACAAGGTCGTGCTCTTCGAGGGCGGCCAGGGCACGCTCCTGGACATCGACCACGGTACGTATCCGTTCGTGACGTCCAGCAACCCCACCGCGGGTGGGGCGTGCACGGGTGCGGGTGTCGGCCCGACGAAGATCAGCCGGGTCATCGGCATCCTCAAGGCGTACACGACCCGTGTCGGCTCGGGCCCGTTCCCGACCGAGCTCTTCGACGAGGACGGCGACGCGCTGCGCCGCATCGGCGGCGAGCGGGGTGTCACGACCGGCCGTGACCGCCGCTGCGGCTGGTTCGACGCGGTCATCGCCCGCTACGCGACGCGTGTGAACGGTCTGACCGACTTCTTCCTCACCAAGCTGGACGTCCTGACCGGCTGGGAGGAGATCCCGGTCTGCGTGGCGTACGAGATCGACGGCAAGCGCGTCGAGGAGCTCCCGTACTCGCAGACCGACTTCCACCACGCGAAGCCGATCTACGAGACCCTCCCGGGCTGGTCGGAGGACATCACGAAGGCCAAGACCTTCGAGGACCTCCCGAAGAACGCCCAGGCGTACGTCAAGGCGCTGGAGGACATGTCCGGTGCGCCGATCTCCGCGATCGGTGTCGGGCCGGGCCGCGACGAGACGATCGAGATCAACTCGTTCATCTAG